Proteins encoded in a region of the Sterolibacterium denitrificans genome:
- a CDS encoding nuclear transport factor 2 family protein — protein sequence MVDNKALVTRFIEYLNQGDIAGFVGMYDDEGFVWTAGGTLISGKFTKAQIAASAGAILEAFPQGIKFTIHGMVAEGNKVAVEAESEGLHASGRRYGNLYHFLFEFRNGKLLSLKEYMDTERVTDVLCGGQRP from the coding sequence ATGGTGGACAACAAAGCACTCGTGACCCGCTTCATCGAATATCTGAATCAAGGCGACATCGCCGGCTTCGTCGGCATGTACGACGACGAGGGATTCGTGTGGACCGCAGGAGGGACGCTGATTTCCGGCAAGTTCACGAAGGCGCAGATCGCCGCGTCGGCCGGCGCCATCCTTGAGGCTTTTCCGCAGGGGATCAAATTCACCATCCACGGCATGGTGGCGGAAGGCAACAAGGTCGCCGTCGAGGCCGAGAGCGAAGGTTTGCACGCATCGGGCAGGCGCTACGGCAATCTGTACCACTTCCTGTTCGAATTCCGCAACGGCAAGCTGCTGTCGCTCAAGGAATACATGGACACCGAGCGCGTGACCGACGTGCTGTGCGGCGGTCAGCGTCCGTGA
- a CDS encoding nuclear transport factor 2 family protein, protein MSDVDFTQDSPFPAQQASFNSMRNVKARNRAGWLGLFADDAILQDPVGVSAFDPTGQGHKGKEAIGAFWDNVIAPNGGEIRIRESYPAGDECANLLRITRILPNGKSFEVNFIGVYRVDEAGKILSLKAYWQFDKAMADFAAAMAE, encoded by the coding sequence ATGAGCGACGTCGATTTCACCCAGGATTCCCCTTTTCCCGCGCAGCAGGCCAGTTTCAATTCGATGCGCAACGTCAAGGCGAGAAACCGCGCCGGCTGGCTGGGGCTGTTCGCCGACGATGCGATTCTGCAGGATCCGGTCGGCGTCTCCGCCTTCGATCCGACGGGCCAGGGCCACAAGGGCAAGGAGGCGATCGGCGCCTTCTGGGACAACGTGATCGCCCCGAATGGCGGCGAGATCCGCATACGCGAGTCCTACCCGGCCGGCGACGAGTGCGCCAACCTGCTGCGCATTACCAGGATCCTGCCCAACGGCAAGTCCTTCGAGGTGAATTTCATCGGCGTGTATCGCGTCGATGAAGCGGGCAAGATTCTTTCGCTGAAGGCCTACTGGCAGTTCGACAAGGCGATGGCGGATTTTGCCGCGGCGATGGCCGAGTGA